A single window of Rubripirellula lacrimiformis DNA harbors:
- a CDS encoding polysaccharide biosynthesis/export family protein codes for MKTKIPAVERTRRLIRSATTAVAASLVATALSGCSALTQPINGVPADRLPPQFFAEPKNDLVPVDIALLSIEPPRNYQISGGDILGIYVEGVLPFNPPNQPPEPPPVNFPDAESTLPPSIGYPIAVQDDGTLSLPLVEPLDVEGLTLEQVRDAIRDKYIDEDILRPEKVRPIVTIIKERTYDVIVVREDGGGTGNGSLSTQNVAAQFFSGGSDRSASGGLVKLPAYQNDILHALVETGGLPGLNAKNEVKVLRANRADQRMRAQFMQQWYAQQQAAKLDPCSCPPPLPEDPSILRIPLRVKPGVVPNIPEDQIVLNDGDIVYIESRETEVYYTGGLLNGGEFPLPRDYDLDVLGAISIAGSSVGGTASQFGTSIGRGVQGVPPGMLYILRKDDCGGQVAIEVDLSAAINDPRQRPLVKAGDTLILQYKCEEEAINFGLSTFFTFGIAEIFRQAR; via the coding sequence ATGAAAACTAAAATTCCAGCCGTCGAGCGGACACGGCGTTTGATCCGCTCCGCAACGACAGCCGTTGCGGCCAGCCTGGTTGCCACGGCACTTTCTGGGTGCTCGGCTTTGACGCAGCCGATCAACGGAGTGCCGGCAGATCGATTGCCGCCGCAGTTCTTTGCCGAGCCCAAGAATGACTTGGTGCCTGTCGACATTGCTCTGCTGTCGATCGAACCACCCCGCAACTACCAAATCTCCGGTGGTGACATCCTGGGCATCTATGTGGAAGGCGTTTTGCCTTTCAACCCGCCCAACCAACCACCCGAACCGCCTCCGGTTAACTTCCCGGATGCAGAAAGCACGCTGCCACCATCGATCGGATACCCCATCGCGGTCCAAGATGACGGCACGCTCTCGCTTCCCTTGGTCGAACCTTTGGACGTCGAAGGCCTGACCTTGGAACAAGTTCGCGACGCGATTCGCGACAAATACATCGACGAGGACATCCTGCGTCCTGAAAAAGTTCGCCCGATCGTCACGATCATCAAAGAACGAACCTACGACGTCATCGTGGTTCGCGAAGATGGCGGCGGCACCGGGAACGGATCTCTTTCAACCCAGAACGTGGCCGCTCAGTTCTTCAGTGGCGGTAGCGACCGAAGTGCATCCGGCGGTTTGGTCAAGCTTCCCGCATACCAGAACGACATCCTTCACGCTCTGGTCGAAACCGGTGGTCTGCCCGGCTTGAATGCGAAGAACGAAGTCAAAGTTCTGCGAGCCAACCGAGCCGACCAACGGATGCGTGCTCAGTTCATGCAACAGTGGTACGCTCAACAACAAGCTGCCAAACTGGACCCTTGTTCGTGCCCACCACCTTTGCCAGAGGATCCTTCGATCCTAAGGATTCCTTTGCGAGTCAAACCAGGTGTTGTTCCGAACATCCCGGAAGACCAGATCGTTCTGAACGACGGAGACATTGTTTACATCGAGTCGCGAGAAACCGAAGTTTACTACACCGGCGGCTTGCTAAACGGTGGCGAATTCCCGCTGCCTCGTGACTATGACTTGGATGTTCTTGGGGCGATCTCGATTGCCGGATCCAGTGTCGGTGGAACGGCTAGCCAGTTCGGCACATCGATCGGCCGAGGCGTGCAGGGTGTACCACCAGGAATGCTGTACATCCTTCGCAAAGACGATTGTGGTGGACAGGTCGCCATCGAAGTGGATCTATCCGCTGCGATCAACGACCCACGACAACGCCCACTTGTGAAAGCTGGCGACACACTGATCCTGCAGTACAAGTGTGAAGAAGAGGCGATCAACTTCGGTCTGTCGACGTTCTTCACCTTCGGTATCGCAGAGATCTTCCGACAAGCTCGCTAA
- a CDS encoding response regulator, with translation MSIRFTQSCPTCGRRVQIRASLMGYTVACQHCNAEFVAECTDVCQGSVEPQATETVDPLMVRVEEALQRAAKQKAVVN, from the coding sequence ATGTCTATCAGATTCACCCAATCATGCCCGACCTGCGGTCGGCGTGTGCAGATCCGTGCTTCGCTGATGGGATATACCGTCGCGTGCCAGCACTGCAATGCAGAATTTGTCGCCGAGTGCACGGATGTTTGCCAAGGATCGGTCGAACCACAGGCCACTGAAACCGTGGACCCGCTGATGGTTCGAGTGGAAGAGGCGCTTCAGCGAGCGGCGAAACAAAAAGCCGTCGTCAACTGA
- a CDS encoding low molecular weight protein-tyrosine-phosphatase, protein MNTKRVLFVCMGNICRSPAGEAVMQRFATEFGADVEVDSAGTHGYHVGEPADERMQAAAEARGYELTSRGRKVTESDLDPSRFDLVLAMDTENHTILQDMAGGVQTHVRMFSDYLDDTWPTDVPDPYYGEDDGFTKVLDMLEEGCPIILQTLTGEDIFAGEFEEDQ, encoded by the coding sequence ATGAATACCAAGCGTGTACTGTTTGTTTGCATGGGAAACATTTGTCGGTCTCCTGCCGGCGAGGCCGTGATGCAGCGTTTTGCGACTGAATTTGGCGCCGATGTGGAAGTCGATTCGGCTGGCACACACGGCTACCACGTCGGCGAGCCTGCCGACGAGCGAATGCAGGCTGCAGCCGAGGCGCGGGGCTACGAACTGACTAGCCGTGGCCGAAAGGTCACCGAAAGTGATTTGGACCCCAGCCGATTTGATCTGGTGTTAGCCATGGACACCGAGAACCACACGATTCTGCAGGATATGGCGGGCGGAGTGCAGACGCATGTGCGGATGTTCAGCGACTATCTTGACGACACTTGGCCCACCGACGTCCCCGATCCGTATTACGGTGAGGACGATGGGTTCACCAAAGTGCTAGACATGCTGGAAGAAGGTTGCCCCATCATCTTGCAAACGCTAACCGGCGAAGACATCTTCGCGGGCGAGTTCGAAGAAGACCAGTAA
- a CDS encoding thioredoxin family protein: MPRVAQAMQSFFGLRSLTIVFLALAGSGTGGVSGIAAAGQYNSVISVGDAAPSWEALEGVDGKHHSRAETSDKAATVVVFTCNSCPYAVDVEDRLIWLHENYSPRDVAVVAINVNLIDEDSLPAMKEKAESKAFPFAYLIDPSQQIAKQFGAKFTPQCFVINQAGKVAYMGSMDDSPDGKQITQRYVAEALDAVLAGKNPKVTETVPIGCQIRFKRERRTRSSR; the protein is encoded by the coding sequence ATGCCCAGAGTCGCCCAAGCCATGCAGTCATTCTTTGGTCTACGGTCCCTAACGATTGTGTTTCTAGCTTTGGCGGGATCCGGCACAGGCGGGGTGTCCGGGATTGCGGCAGCCGGCCAGTACAACAGCGTGATCAGCGTCGGTGACGCTGCCCCGTCGTGGGAAGCGCTGGAAGGTGTCGATGGAAAGCATCATTCGCGAGCTGAGACGAGCGATAAGGCTGCCACCGTCGTTGTCTTCACTTGCAACAGTTGCCCGTACGCGGTCGATGTGGAAGACCGGCTGATCTGGTTGCACGAGAACTACTCGCCACGCGATGTCGCTGTGGTTGCCATCAATGTCAATCTGATCGACGAAGACTCGCTGCCAGCGATGAAGGAAAAAGCCGAATCCAAGGCGTTCCCGTTTGCCTACCTGATCGATCCGAGTCAACAAATCGCCAAGCAGTTTGGAGCCAAGTTCACGCCCCAGTGCTTTGTCATCAACCAAGCTGGCAAAGTGGCTTACATGGGTTCGATGGACGACAGCCCCGACGGCAAACAGATCACGCAACGATATGTTGCCGAGGCCTTAGACGCGGTGCTGGCCGGCAAGAATCCGAAGGTCACCGAAACGGTCCCGATCGGCTGCCAAATCCGATTCAAGCGAGAACGCCGAACGCGATCGTCTCGCTAG
- a CDS encoding type II secretion system protein GspD yields MNRLVPAHSRRLAWVAAFWLLAHADAPAQFSMPVPTDEASTATTTSPPTIATGQQKIAEVRRAIAGQDYHTAVQSYRAAAALQSKFPQLAGELQGLRGQLENIGIDAALLTMPPQLGITKMPEIGNAIPLDGLAQSVAKNPKQEALRLVAIGRAALDRGDVTTALSLAHKAESLNVPEKDFAAGEPRVWQLVLDAESAARRSGIAQVSGTSPWPSGVQPAMAVGDGNPVAQMLYSADADTSAVQQVQNTVPLNGNRASAANEMFDAGMRALSSGDKALALQNFREAWKNEADLDPTQRSQLKDKLTLLQPTRLGAAAKDQGELTAIDKAQLESQEKTRRLYREVTAELAKNEQSKTAAPLDALDQLERLRGRVEDADLDASAKRSLAVMVDRAVSAQKKYIADNKAKIELDLQNQAVRMEMDQENSREIRIDQEISTLVEDFNDLIKERRYQEAEVLAKQVQELKPSDPIATSMFQMSRMGTQIMLNQEVQEDKELAYLNNMLDVERASIGPDPDRPMTLPDAQVWENLSMSRLPSRGDGDPRLSPAENAIKQKLSTQVNIKYRARPLGEVLDDLAAVTGVPIVIDERALSVVRVTPETPVTLQLQNDISLKSALNIILERLELTHVIENDVLTITSIEAKRSKVFPRTYRVTDLVTPIPNFTSSYEDGLAGALRNAYQMSNPRSDVQVVPVSMTDLGTGMAQKMSPMSMNNPSVLGQYHSMGSQGGFGMGNPPGGGGGAGGASFANFDSLIDLIQTTVVPDTWDQLGGPSTMKEYSQNLSLVISTTSDVHDQIADLLESLRRLQNLQITIEVRFITLSDTFAEQIGVDFDLSFDDNTRQVPDDDTGPSVTVGIGASGVPTADLDIKFDQSVSAGVPTFGGANIGTPSSLGFAILSDIEAFFFLQAVQADTRTNVMQAPKVTLFDGQFATISDVSQRPFVTSITPVVGDFAVAQQPVIVVLNEGTQLNVQGLVSDDKRFVRLTLVPFFSQIGNVDTFTYEGRRTTSNSSRDETDTNGDGVIDEDDETDTEDSNEIVEGTTVQLPTFAFTSVSTTVSVPDGGTILLGGIKRLSEGRTEKGTPLLSKIPYVSRLFRNVSVGRTAQSLMLMVTPRIIIQEEEELAQTGFDPNRR; encoded by the coding sequence TTGAACCGCCTCGTACCCGCACACAGTCGTCGTCTCGCTTGGGTGGCCGCCTTTTGGCTCCTCGCACACGCCGATGCGCCAGCACAGTTCTCGATGCCCGTCCCAACCGACGAAGCGTCGACCGCCACCACGACGTCGCCACCGACGATCGCGACCGGCCAACAGAAGATCGCCGAAGTCCGCAGGGCCATTGCAGGTCAGGACTATCACACGGCGGTTCAGTCCTATCGAGCAGCGGCTGCATTGCAGTCGAAATTTCCTCAGTTGGCTGGTGAGCTGCAAGGCTTGCGAGGCCAGCTGGAAAACATCGGTATCGATGCTGCCCTGTTGACGATGCCACCACAGTTGGGCATCACCAAAATGCCTGAAATCGGCAACGCGATTCCGCTGGATGGCCTCGCCCAATCAGTCGCAAAGAATCCGAAACAAGAAGCGTTGCGTCTGGTCGCTATCGGCCGCGCAGCGTTGGATCGCGGAGATGTCACCACGGCATTGTCCCTAGCCCACAAGGCCGAGTCGCTGAATGTCCCCGAAAAGGACTTTGCAGCCGGCGAGCCGCGTGTTTGGCAGCTTGTGTTAGATGCTGAGTCGGCAGCACGCCGAAGCGGTATCGCGCAAGTGTCCGGCACCAGCCCGTGGCCAAGCGGAGTTCAGCCGGCGATGGCAGTGGGTGATGGAAACCCCGTCGCACAAATGCTGTACAGTGCGGACGCCGATACGTCGGCTGTTCAGCAAGTACAGAACACCGTGCCTTTGAACGGCAACCGAGCGTCCGCTGCAAACGAGATGTTTGATGCCGGGATGCGTGCACTATCAAGCGGCGACAAAGCACTCGCGCTGCAAAACTTCCGCGAAGCGTGGAAGAATGAAGCCGATCTGGATCCTACCCAGCGTAGTCAGCTGAAAGACAAGTTGACCCTGTTGCAGCCAACCCGTTTGGGCGCCGCTGCAAAAGACCAAGGTGAACTGACCGCGATCGACAAGGCACAACTTGAATCGCAAGAAAAGACTCGTCGCTTGTACCGCGAGGTAACGGCCGAGCTAGCGAAGAACGAACAGAGCAAGACTGCGGCTCCGTTGGATGCCCTGGATCAACTGGAACGACTTCGCGGACGAGTCGAAGATGCCGATTTGGACGCCAGTGCGAAGCGATCCTTGGCCGTGATGGTCGATCGTGCTGTGTCGGCTCAAAAGAAGTACATCGCTGACAACAAGGCGAAGATCGAACTGGATCTGCAGAACCAGGCCGTCCGTATGGAGATGGACCAAGAGAATTCTCGCGAAATTCGTATCGATCAAGAAATCTCGACCCTGGTCGAAGACTTCAACGATCTGATCAAAGAACGTCGCTATCAAGAAGCCGAAGTCTTGGCCAAGCAAGTCCAAGAACTGAAGCCTTCGGACCCGATTGCAACCAGCATGTTCCAAATGAGTCGTATGGGGACTCAGATCATGTTGAATCAAGAAGTTCAAGAAGACAAAGAGTTGGCTTACTTGAACAACATGTTGGACGTCGAACGTGCATCGATTGGTCCGGATCCGGATCGGCCCATGACTCTGCCCGACGCTCAGGTGTGGGAAAACCTGTCGATGTCGCGATTGCCATCGCGCGGCGACGGAGACCCTCGTCTAAGCCCAGCAGAAAACGCGATCAAGCAGAAGCTGTCGACTCAAGTCAACATCAAGTACCGAGCCCGTCCACTGGGTGAAGTGCTGGACGACTTGGCCGCTGTGACCGGCGTTCCCATCGTGATCGATGAACGTGCCCTCAGCGTGGTTCGAGTGACTCCGGAAACTCCGGTAACGCTACAACTGCAGAACGATATCTCGCTGAAAAGTGCACTGAATATCATCCTGGAACGATTGGAACTGACGCACGTTATCGAAAACGACGTTTTGACGATCACCAGTATCGAAGCCAAGCGAAGCAAGGTGTTTCCGCGGACTTACCGTGTTACCGACCTGGTGACGCCCATTCCGAACTTCACCAGCAGCTACGAAGACGGTTTGGCAGGAGCACTTCGCAACGCCTACCAAATGTCGAATCCGCGAAGTGACGTCCAAGTCGTGCCTGTATCGATGACCGATCTGGGCACCGGCATGGCACAGAAAATGTCGCCGATGAGCATGAATAACCCCAGCGTGCTGGGACAGTATCATTCGATGGGATCGCAAGGTGGCTTCGGCATGGGCAATCCGCCCGGCGGTGGCGGCGGTGCGGGGGGAGCCTCGTTCGCGAACTTTGACAGCCTGATCGACCTGATTCAAACCACTGTCGTTCCCGATACTTGGGATCAACTTGGTGGTCCTAGTACGATGAAGGAATATTCGCAAAACCTTAGCTTGGTCATCAGTACGACCAGCGATGTTCACGACCAGATCGCCGACCTGCTTGAATCGCTCCGCCGATTGCAAAACCTGCAGATCACGATTGAAGTTCGGTTCATCACGCTATCGGATACCTTCGCCGAACAGATCGGTGTCGACTTTGACCTCAGCTTCGATGACAACACTCGTCAGGTACCCGACGATGACACCGGACCGAGCGTAACGGTGGGGATCGGTGCCAGCGGTGTGCCTACGGCTGACTTGGACATTAAGTTTGACCAAAGCGTCAGTGCCGGTGTTCCCACCTTTGGTGGTGCCAATATCGGGACTCCATCGTCACTCGGTTTTGCAATCCTTAGCGACATCGAAGCCTTCTTCTTCCTGCAAGCGGTGCAAGCCGATACACGTACCAACGTGATGCAGGCTCCGAAGGTTACCCTGTTCGACGGACAATTCGCAACGATCAGCGACGTGTCACAACGACCGTTCGTGACCAGCATTACGCCGGTTGTCGGTGACTTCGCAGTCGCTCAACAGCCCGTCATTGTGGTTCTGAACGAAGGCACACAGTTGAACGTTCAAGGCTTGGTCAGTGATGACAAGCGGTTCGTGCGACTGACGCTGGTTCCTTTCTTTAGCCAGATCGGAAACGTCGACACCTTCACTTACGAAGGCCGACGTACGACCAGCAACAGCAGCCGCGATGAAACCGACACCAACGGTGACGGTGTGATCGACGAAGACGACGAAACCGATACCGAGGATTCAAACGAGATCGTCGAAGGTACCACGGTTCAGTTGCCGACCTTTGCTTTCACATCGGTCAGCACCACAGTCAGTGTTCCTGATGGTGGTACGATCCTGTTGGGTGGTATCAAGCGTCTGTCCGAAGGCCGAACTGAAAAGGGTACGCCGCTGTTGAGCAAGATTCCGTATGTCAGCCGCCTGTTCCGAAACGTGTCGGTGGGACGTACTGCTCAAAGCCTGATGTTGATGGTCACACCGCGGATCATCATCCAAGAGGAAGAAGAGCTAGCACAGACTGGGTTCGATCCCAATCGCCGCTAG
- a CDS encoding HTTM domain-containing protein — MSASVSETQHRDQTSQAKSWGQLAMIPRSANDAVDSLILVWVRIVVAIAIYCWADSFLRNDQYLAIFVEPRFLFKYEPFQWVQRWTADGMWWHFAITKIAAVGLVFGLLSRVCAATLCFSIAYVLLVERQIYVNHYYLLSLTAGLLVFLPVGGRWSLDAWWGIQRRRRSFPRWQLWLLRFQLGLPYFYGAIAKLNGDWFRGQPGELILRTRFEVGGRPISELPGVVQGFAYSGFAYDLLVVPMLLWRPTRWLAVALSLVFHLTNAATLNIGVFPWFMLATMVVFFPPDTLGRRLRLFVGAKPVDPEVVRSCSSNAVRLNPSPRWATSLAWMYVIVHLLLPLRAAIYPGDSNWNERGHRFGWRMMLRHKDALTHYLVVDQNSDEFLFVPSTIVLTGYQAQRADHHPELIRQTAVAISEAAAELGVPQNRVYALALVSLNGRKPVPMVDPNVDLTQVRRGWWRDDWVQDDPGPFRDKAWDVPKDRWWSELDLPEPFVPLQGRSPTELERFLKQLSNERPDQDAK; from the coding sequence TTGTCGGCATCTGTTTCCGAAACGCAACATCGCGATCAAACTTCGCAGGCGAAGTCTTGGGGCCAGTTGGCGATGATACCGCGTTCGGCTAACGACGCCGTCGATTCGTTAATCCTGGTGTGGGTTCGAATCGTTGTCGCGATTGCAATTTACTGTTGGGCGGATTCGTTTTTGCGAAACGATCAGTATTTGGCGATCTTTGTCGAGCCACGATTCCTGTTCAAGTACGAACCGTTCCAGTGGGTCCAGCGATGGACTGCTGATGGGATGTGGTGGCACTTTGCGATCACCAAGATTGCTGCGGTTGGATTAGTTTTCGGATTGCTGTCGCGGGTCTGCGCTGCGACGCTTTGTTTTTCGATCGCCTATGTGTTGCTGGTCGAACGCCAGATCTACGTCAACCATTACTACCTCTTGTCGCTGACTGCAGGGCTGTTGGTGTTCCTGCCGGTTGGTGGGCGATGGTCGCTGGATGCGTGGTGGGGAATTCAGCGGCGCCGACGGTCTTTCCCTCGCTGGCAATTGTGGTTGCTTCGCTTCCAGTTGGGGTTGCCGTATTTCTACGGGGCAATCGCAAAGCTGAACGGTGATTGGTTTCGCGGTCAGCCTGGCGAACTGATCCTGCGAACACGCTTCGAAGTGGGCGGTCGCCCAATCAGTGAGTTGCCGGGCGTCGTGCAGGGGTTTGCGTACAGCGGGTTCGCTTACGATTTGCTGGTCGTGCCGATGCTGCTTTGGCGACCGACACGATGGCTTGCTGTGGCCCTTTCGTTGGTGTTCCATTTGACCAACGCGGCGACACTGAACATCGGTGTTTTTCCTTGGTTTATGTTGGCCACGATGGTCGTCTTCTTCCCCCCCGATACACTGGGGCGGCGTTTGCGGTTATTTGTCGGGGCGAAGCCGGTCGACCCAGAAGTTGTCAGAAGTTGTTCGTCCAACGCTGTTCGATTGAACCCATCGCCACGCTGGGCCACGTCGTTAGCGTGGATGTACGTGATCGTTCACCTTCTGTTGCCGCTGCGGGCCGCGATTTATCCAGGTGATTCGAACTGGAACGAACGGGGGCATCGGTTTGGTTGGCGGATGATGTTACGCCACAAAGATGCGCTGACACATTATTTGGTGGTGGATCAGAATAGCGACGAATTTTTGTTTGTCCCATCGACGATCGTTTTGACCGGGTACCAGGCACAACGCGCCGATCATCATCCTGAATTGATTCGACAGACTGCGGTAGCCATCAGTGAAGCAGCGGCTGAGTTAGGAGTTCCCCAGAATCGTGTCTACGCCTTGGCGCTGGTTTCTTTGAATGGTCGCAAGCCGGTGCCAATGGTGGATCCCAATGTTGACTTGACGCAGGTCCGACGAGGGTGGTGGCGCGACGATTGGGTTCAAGATGATCCGGGGCCGTTTCGAGACAAGGCTTGGGACGTGCCAAAGGATCGATGGTGGAGCGAGCTTGATTTGCCGGAACCGTTCGTGCCATTGCAGGGACGATCGCCGACGGAACTGGAACGTTTCCTGAAGCAACTCTCTAATGAACGCCCCGACCAGGATGCCAAGTGA
- a CDS encoding MraY family glycosyltransferase: MASLIAISLAFSTVAALILVPLVRAISRATGVVDRPDQQRKLQSKAIALGGGVAVYASLALAFAGTILVDRLYFGQSLGAISIRWYILFGAAAAMLLVGLIDDAWGLRGRQKLLLQCLIIACLVGGGTVIHRISLFGATVELGVFSFPLTMLWLLIAVNALNLIDGADGMATTAGLIICIGMGLSALFFNSMLSVVVGFALAGALFGFLCFNRPPASIYLGDAGSMMIGLFLGVLAIWSNFKESAVLASAPIAILAIPLFDSSAAILRRWLTGRSIYVTDRGHLHHLLQLKFGNRGMLLVVALMCGITTTMSVLSLYLHMPALAAVGVAIVIGALIYSRTFGHAEARLLVGRAANVVNSFAVNSARCETLKHQRRVPLQGNGDWETVWEPLVEFAKSHDLAKVKIDLNLAWLHEGYHANWQSVRLPEKAFQMTVSIPLFTHRSGSDQRPTQIGRLEVVALAEDVDAYQKISELSDQLADMTPEIDRIVSSLEQSQSPGSVTTGIDSPEALVPSDGTVPAELEATSSDLQKSSVPSS, from the coding sequence ATGGCATCGTTGATTGCGATCTCGCTTGCATTTTCTACTGTGGCGGCACTGATCTTGGTGCCATTGGTTCGGGCTATCTCACGAGCCACGGGGGTTGTTGATCGTCCTGATCAGCAGCGGAAACTGCAGTCCAAAGCGATTGCTCTTGGGGGCGGTGTCGCTGTCTATGCCTCACTCGCGTTGGCCTTCGCCGGAACGATCCTGGTGGATCGTCTGTATTTTGGCCAATCGCTTGGGGCAATCTCCATTCGGTGGTACATCCTGTTCGGCGCCGCTGCGGCTATGTTGCTAGTCGGATTGATCGACGACGCTTGGGGGCTTCGTGGCCGTCAAAAGTTGCTGCTGCAATGTTTGATCATCGCCTGCTTGGTTGGTGGCGGCACTGTGATCCACCGAATCAGCTTGTTCGGGGCTACTGTCGAATTGGGTGTCTTTTCATTCCCATTGACGATGCTTTGGTTATTGATCGCGGTCAACGCACTGAATTTGATTGACGGTGCCGACGGCATGGCCACCACAGCGGGGCTGATCATTTGCATCGGAATGGGGCTATCCGCTCTGTTTTTCAATTCGATGCTAAGTGTGGTTGTCGGATTTGCCCTGGCAGGGGCGCTGTTCGGATTCTTGTGCTTCAATCGTCCGCCAGCCAGCATTTATCTTGGGGATGCGGGCAGCATGATGATCGGATTGTTTCTTGGCGTGCTGGCGATCTGGAGCAATTTCAAAGAGTCCGCAGTGTTGGCTTCCGCGCCGATCGCGATTCTGGCCATTCCGCTGTTCGATTCCAGCGCGGCGATTCTGCGGCGTTGGCTAACCGGACGAAGTATCTATGTGACCGACCGTGGTCACTTGCATCACCTGCTGCAGTTGAAATTCGGCAATCGCGGAATGCTGTTGGTGGTCGCTTTAATGTGCGGCATCACGACGACCATGTCGGTCCTTTCGCTGTATCTGCACATGCCGGCGCTGGCCGCTGTGGGCGTCGCAATCGTGATCGGTGCGTTGATCTATTCGCGAACGTTCGGGCATGCCGAAGCAAGGTTGTTGGTGGGGCGTGCAGCGAATGTCGTCAACTCATTTGCGGTCAACAGTGCACGCTGTGAAACGCTGAAGCACCAGCGACGTGTGCCTTTGCAAGGCAATGGAGATTGGGAGACTGTTTGGGAGCCTTTGGTTGAATTTGCGAAGAGCCACGACTTGGCCAAAGTCAAGATCGATTTGAACTTGGCATGGCTTCATGAGGGCTATCACGCCAACTGGCAGAGTGTTCGTTTGCCAGAAAAAGCGTTTCAAATGACCGTCTCGATCCCGCTGTTCACGCATCGTTCCGGATCCGATCAGCGACCGACTCAGATCGGGCGATTGGAAGTGGTGGCACTTGCCGAAGATGTCGACGCCTACCAAAAGATCAGCGAATTGAGCGATCAGCTTGCTGACATGACACCCGAGATCGATCGGATTGTTTCTAGTTTGGAGCAGAGCCAATCGCCTGGCAGCGTAACAACTGGCATCGATTCGCCCGAGGCCCTGGTGCCGTCAGACGGTACGGTTCCTGCCGAGCTGGAAGCGACGAGCAGCGACCTGCAAAAGTCTTCGGTCCCCAGCTCCTAA
- a CDS encoding DUF6513 domain-containing protein yields the protein MNASLTVAPNDHYHFVTGRLAEAAVRAVVEELAEQHSLSFSIGVMPITVAALMTPKWLKRHLQIPAQATHVILPGYCQNGIEELTESIQIPVICGPNDCRAIPELFGGKKRQADFGQHDIDIIAEINHAPRRSIDEVIRIGHQLRAEGADVIDFGCDPSTRCNAVGDYVAALVDQGLRVSIDTFDPWEAAAATKRGASLVLSVNSTNRLAAVDWGCEVVAIPDVPGDEKSFQKTIDFLSDNNVPFRLDPILEPIGGSFTESLVRYAKVRRDYPDAAMMMGIGNLTELTDVDSAGINFMLLAICQELKIHSVLTTQVINWARSSVRECDLARRLTHYSIRHGVPPKRLSDGLVMLRDAKLRPFPSAGLTGLAESIKDNNYRLFAQDDQIHLLSAGLHLNDSDPFRLFDRLMNESVSDNVDAGHAFYLGYEMAKASIALTLGKQYSQDQSLDWGILTKTEDLHRIKRSSRHRATAPSQSEIESAPDNPPA from the coding sequence ATGAACGCATCCCTTACCGTCGCACCCAACGACCACTACCACTTCGTCACTGGACGATTGGCAGAGGCCGCCGTGCGCGCGGTTGTCGAAGAGCTTGCCGAACAACATTCGTTGTCCTTTTCGATCGGTGTCATGCCCATCACGGTCGCGGCTTTGATGACGCCCAAATGGCTAAAACGACACCTGCAGATCCCAGCCCAAGCAACGCATGTCATCCTGCCTGGCTATTGCCAGAACGGCATCGAAGAACTGACGGAATCGATCCAAATCCCCGTCATTTGCGGACCAAACGATTGCAGAGCTATCCCGGAACTGTTCGGCGGCAAAAAAAGACAAGCGGACTTCGGACAGCACGACATCGACATCATCGCCGAGATCAATCACGCACCACGAAGGTCCATCGACGAAGTCATTCGCATCGGACATCAGCTCCGCGCCGAGGGCGCCGATGTGATCGACTTTGGCTGCGACCCATCGACGCGATGCAATGCGGTGGGAGATTACGTTGCTGCATTAGTGGACCAAGGACTGCGAGTATCGATCGATACCTTTGATCCTTGGGAAGCCGCCGCGGCAACAAAGCGGGGCGCTTCGCTGGTGCTTTCCGTCAACTCAACCAACCGCCTTGCTGCGGTCGATTGGGGATGCGAAGTCGTCGCCATTCCAGACGTACCAGGCGACGAAAAAAGTTTCCAAAAAACCATCGACTTTTTGTCCGACAACAACGTTCCGTTTCGCTTGGACCCGATTTTGGAACCCATCGGTGGCAGCTTTACCGAAAGCTTGGTGCGTTACGCGAAAGTGCGACGTGACTATCCCGACGCTGCGATGATGATGGGCATCGGCAACCTGACCGAACTAACGGATGTCGATTCGGCAGGAATCAACTTCATGTTGTTGGCCATCTGCCAAGAACTGAAAATTCACAGCGTGCTAACGACCCAAGTCATCAACTGGGCACGTTCATCCGTTCGCGAATGTGACTTAGCCAGACGCCTGACTCACTACAGCATCAGGCATGGGGTTCCGCCCAAGCGTTTGTCGGACGGGCTGGTCATGCTTCGCGATGCCAAACTACGCCCCTTTCCATCGGCCGGGTTAACGGGACTTGCGGAGTCGATCAAGGACAACAACTACCGTTTGTTTGCACAGGACGATCAAATCCACTTGCTATCCGCTGGACTGCACCTTAACGATTCAGACCCTTTTCGATTGTTTGATCGGCTGATGAACGAGAGCGTTTCGGACAACGTGGATGCCGGACACGCGTTCTATCTTGGATACGAGATGGCCAAAGCATCCATCGCGCTGACCCTCGGCAAACAGTACTCCCAAGACCAATCGCTGGACTGGGGCATCCTGACCAAAACCGAAGACCTGCACCGAATCAAACGCAGCAGCCGTCACCGCGCGACTGCCCCAAGCCAATCCGAGATCGAATCAGCACCGGACAATCCACCGGCCTGA